One genomic window of Blastopirellula retiformator includes the following:
- a CDS encoding VIT domain-containing protein, protein MSRLKRLALWGPLALMIALLSGALNASAQTVVIIHDPIRPIPLPRPIPRPSPQPIPESYKIKSLEVDANIEDQIAKVQVSQTFENTCSRQLQVSFLFPLPYDGAIDSLTLLVDGKEYPAKLLPKDKARQIYEEIVRKNQDPALLEWVGTGMFQTSVFPVPAGATRKVTITYSQLLRKDNRLTDFLFPLSTARFTDKPLEKLRMRLTVNTTEKLKSVYSPTHEVDVKRKGKNRAVVTIEETDCVPTDDFRLFFDTAKTDLSASVLTYRPEGDEDGYFLLLASPPIEQEGDEKTKKSVIFVVDRSGSMSGEKIEQAKEAAKFVLNNLNEGDTFNIIAYDSDVESFQPELQKLDDKSRKSAIDFVDNLYAGGSTNIDGALSKAMGMLKDASRPSYVLFLTDGLPTHGEQNEAKIVDGAKKRNDVRARVISFGVGYDVNSRLLDRLSRECFGQSEYVRPNEDIEAHVARLYNKISAPVMTNVAIKYDLEHGGGNFVNRLQPKEAHDLFAGEQLIIAGRYRKHGDAKITIVGTVGDKKQKVAFPAKFVKESDDQTYAFVEKLWAMRRIGEIIDEIDLNGKNDELIKELVSLSTKHGIITPYTSFLADENATVSDLADARRGGMQSFELAEAETRKLAESSGRSGFAQRSQKGAYQKADRANSSGLGALQKGTDGYAAGVGGGFGGGGRGPAMPAATPQATANAYAGNAVYRDVENDVTVVASNVRNVGNDTLFLRNKVWIAESAGDIDPEKDKSKIKTVERFSKEYFSLVAANNKQQNALLAQQRQGEQLLCNLRGQYYLIK, encoded by the coding sequence ATGTCTCGTCTCAAACGCCTCGCCCTTTGGGGGCCGTTGGCTCTAATGATCGCCCTGCTGAGTGGAGCGCTAAACGCTTCTGCGCAAACGGTCGTGATCATTCACGATCCGATTCGCCCGATTCCGCTTCCGCGGCCGATCCCGCGTCCTTCGCCGCAGCCGATTCCGGAGTCGTACAAGATCAAGAGCCTGGAGGTCGACGCGAACATCGAAGACCAGATCGCCAAGGTGCAGGTTTCGCAAACGTTCGAGAATACATGCAGTCGCCAACTGCAGGTTTCGTTTCTCTTCCCGCTGCCGTACGACGGCGCGATCGACAGCTTGACCCTGTTGGTTGACGGCAAAGAGTACCCCGCCAAGCTACTGCCGAAAGACAAGGCGCGACAGATTTACGAAGAGATCGTGCGCAAGAATCAAGATCCAGCGCTGCTCGAATGGGTTGGGACCGGGATGTTCCAGACCAGCGTCTTTCCCGTACCGGCCGGCGCCACGCGGAAAGTGACGATCACCTATAGTCAATTGCTGCGGAAGGATAACCGCTTAACGGACTTCCTCTTCCCACTCTCGACCGCTCGGTTCACGGACAAGCCGCTCGAAAAGCTGCGGATGCGGCTGACGGTCAACACGACCGAGAAGCTAAAGAGCGTCTACAGTCCGACGCACGAAGTCGACGTGAAACGAAAAGGGAAGAATCGAGCGGTCGTGACGATCGAAGAAACCGATTGCGTTCCGACCGACGACTTCCGGCTCTTCTTCGACACAGCCAAGACCGACCTCAGCGCCAGCGTACTCACCTATCGTCCCGAGGGAGACGAGGATGGCTATTTCCTCTTGCTCGCCAGTCCGCCGATCGAACAAGAGGGAGACGAAAAAACGAAGAAGTCGGTGATCTTTGTGGTCGATCGCTCGGGCAGTATGAGCGGCGAAAAGATCGAGCAGGCAAAAGAGGCGGCGAAGTTCGTCCTGAACAACCTCAATGAAGGCGATACCTTCAACATCATCGCCTACGACAGCGATGTCGAGTCATTCCAGCCGGAACTGCAAAAGCTAGACGACAAATCGCGCAAGTCAGCGATCGATTTCGTCGACAATCTTTATGCCGGCGGCAGCACCAATATCGATGGCGCACTCTCCAAAGCGATGGGCATGCTCAAGGATGCCTCGCGTCCCAGCTACGTCCTCTTCTTGACCGACGGTTTGCCGACCCATGGCGAGCAAAACGAGGCCAAGATCGTTGATGGCGCCAAAAAGCGGAACGACGTCCGGGCCCGGGTGATCAGCTTCGGCGTCGGCTATGACGTCAACAGCCGCTTGCTCGATCGGCTGTCGCGCGAGTGCTTCGGTCAAAGCGAGTACGTTCGCCCCAACGAAGATATCGAAGCGCATGTCGCCCGGCTTTACAACAAGATCAGCGCCCCGGTGATGACCAACGTCGCAATCAAGTACGACCTAGAGCATGGCGGCGGCAACTTCGTCAATCGCCTGCAACCGAAAGAGGCGCACGACCTGTTCGCCGGCGAGCAACTGATCATCGCCGGTCGCTATCGCAAACATGGCGACGCCAAGATCACCATCGTCGGAACGGTGGGCGATAAGAAGCAAAAGGTCGCCTTCCCGGCCAAGTTCGTCAAAGAGAGCGACGACCAAACGTATGCGTTTGTCGAAAAGCTATGGGCGATGCGGCGAATCGGCGAAATCATTGATGAGATCGATCTCAATGGCAAGAACGACGAGCTGATCAAGGAGTTGGTCTCGCTCTCGACCAAGCATGGGATCATCACGCCGTACACGTCGTTCCTGGCTGACGAAAACGCAACGGTTAGTGATCTGGCCGATGCCCGCCGCGGCGGGATGCAAAGCTTTGAATTGGCGGAAGCCGAAACCCGCAAGCTGGCGGAATCGTCGGGACGTTCTGGGTTCGCCCAGCGGTCGCAAAAGGGCGCCTATCAAAAGGCGGATCGCGCCAACAGTAGCGGATTGGGAGCGCTGCAAAAGGGAACGGACGGCTACGCCGCTGGAGTCGGTGGTGGATTTGGCGGCGGCGGACGTGGCCCAGCGATGCCTGCCGCAACGCCTCAAGCGACGGCGAACGCCTATGCGGGCAACGCCGTCTACCGAGATGTCGAAAATGACGTCACGGTGGTCGCGTCCAACGTTCGCAACGTCGGCAACGATACGCTCTTCCTGCGAAACAAGGTCTGGATCGCCGAAAGCGCCGGCGACATCGATCCCGAAAAGGACAAGAGCAAGATCAAGACGGTCGAGCGATTCAGCAAGGAGTATTTCTCGCTGGTCGCCGCGAACAACAAACAGCAGAACGCCTTACTCGCCCAACAGCGACAAGGAGAACAGTTGCTATGCAACCTGCGAGGTCAGTACTACCTAATTAAGTAG
- a CDS encoding DMT family protein yields MWTIILLILSNIFMTFAWYGHLKFKSSALWVVILASWGIAFFEYCLQVPANRWGHERFSAAQLKIMQEVITLVVFCVFAVTFLREPLKWNYIVGFVMILLAVVFVFGFDRPTKGSEEGEPGVEQVIEEEPPVDG; encoded by the coding sequence ATGTGGACGATCATCCTGCTGATTCTGTCGAACATCTTCATGACGTTCGCCTGGTATGGGCACCTGAAATTCAAGAGCAGCGCCCTGTGGGTGGTGATCCTGGCGAGTTGGGGGATCGCCTTTTTTGAGTACTGCCTGCAAGTGCCGGCCAATCGTTGGGGGCATGAGCGGTTCAGCGCGGCACAGCTGAAGATCATGCAGGAGGTGATCACGCTAGTCGTCTTTTGCGTCTTCGCGGTCACGTTTCTACGCGAGCCGCTGAAATGGAACTACATTGTCGGCTTTGTGATGATCTTGCTGGCGGTGGTTTTCGTATTCGGGTTTGACCGGCCGACCAAGGGAAGCGAAGAGGGGGAGCCTGGCGTCGAGCAGGTAATCGAAGAGGAGCCACCGGTGGATGGATAG
- the ilvD gene encoding dihydroxy-acid dehydratase, protein MSAPLNKYSSRVTQPKSQGASQAMLYGTGMTEADMDKAQVGIASVWYEGNTCNMHLSQLSEEVKKGVVAADMVGMRFNTIGVSDGISMGTEGMSFSLQSRDLIADSIETIMGGQWYDGLIALPGCDKNMPGCLIAMGRLNRPAIMVYGGTIKPGHNAKGEKLDIVSAFQCYGQFLSQSITEEERKEIVRKACPGAGACGGMYTANTMATAIEALGMTLPYSSSIPAEDPAKQEECIAAGKAIRYLLEKDIKPRDIMTRDAFENAMVMVMALGGSTNAVLHLIAMARAVDVDLTIDDFQKVSDRVPFLADLKPSGKFVQEDLHSIGGTPGVMKYLMAEGFLKGDCLTVTGKTLAENIADLPGLKEGQTIVHSLSDPIKPSGHIQILKGTLAPEGAVAKITGKEGLRFQGPANVFDSEEDMLHALEGKKINKGDVVIIRYEGPKGGPGMPEMLTPTSAIMGAGLGSDVALLTDGRFSGGSHGFIVGHITPEAQEGGPVGLVQNGDIVTIDADGNSIDVDVSVEKMAKRKAAWTAPAYKATRGTLYKYIKNVKSASEGCVTDE, encoded by the coding sequence ATGTCCGCCCCGCTCAACAAGTACAGCAGCCGCGTTACCCAGCCGAAAAGCCAGGGCGCGTCGCAAGCCATGCTTTACGGAACCGGCATGACCGAAGCCGACATGGACAAAGCGCAGGTTGGCATCGCCAGCGTCTGGTACGAGGGGAACACCTGCAATATGCACCTTAGCCAACTGTCGGAAGAGGTGAAAAAGGGGGTGGTTGCGGCCGACATGGTCGGCATGCGGTTCAACACGATCGGGGTGAGCGACGGGATCTCGATGGGGACCGAGGGGATGAGTTTCTCGCTGCAATCCCGCGACCTGATCGCCGACTCGATCGAAACGATCATGGGCGGCCAGTGGTACGACGGTCTGATCGCACTGCCTGGTTGCGACAAGAACATGCCCGGCTGTTTGATTGCGATGGGACGACTGAATCGTCCGGCGATCATGGTCTACGGCGGCACGATCAAACCGGGACACAACGCCAAGGGGGAAAAGCTTGATATCGTTTCGGCGTTCCAGTGCTACGGCCAGTTCCTGTCGCAGTCGATTACCGAAGAAGAGCGGAAAGAAATCGTACGTAAGGCTTGCCCTGGCGCCGGCGCCTGCGGCGGCATGTACACCGCCAACACGATGGCGACCGCGATCGAAGCGCTCGGAATGACGCTTCCCTATAGCAGCAGCATCCCGGCCGAAGACCCGGCCAAGCAAGAGGAATGCATCGCCGCCGGCAAGGCGATTCGTTACCTGCTGGAAAAAGACATCAAGCCGCGCGACATCATGACCCGCGATGCGTTTGAAAACGCGATGGTGATGGTGATGGCGCTGGGCGGCTCGACTAACGCGGTGTTGCACTTGATCGCGATGGCTCGTGCGGTCGACGTCGACCTGACGATCGACGACTTCCAGAAGGTGAGCGATCGCGTCCCGTTTCTGGCTGACCTGAAACCGAGCGGCAAGTTCGTGCAGGAAGACCTCCACTCGATCGGCGGCACGCCGGGCGTGATGAAGTACCTGATGGCGGAAGGATTCCTGAAGGGGGACTGCTTGACCGTCACCGGCAAAACGCTGGCCGAAAACATCGCCGATCTACCAGGTTTGAAAGAAGGTCAGACGATCGTGCATTCGCTCTCCGATCCGATCAAGCCGTCGGGGCACATTCAGATCTTGAAGGGAACGCTGGCTCCGGAAGGCGCCGTCGCCAAAATCACCGGCAAGGAAGGGCTCCGCTTCCAAGGTCCGGCCAACGTCTTCGACAGCGAAGAAGACATGTTGCACGCTCTGGAAGGCAAGAAGATCAACAAGGGGGACGTCGTCATCATTCGGTACGAAGGCCCCAAGGGTGGCCCTGGCATGCCTGAGATGCTGACGCCAACCTCGGCGATCATGGGCGCTGGTTTGGGTAGCGACGTGGCGCTGCTGACCGACGGTCGATTCTCGGGCGGTTCGCACGGATTCATTGTCGGTCACATCACGCCGGAAGCCCAAGAAGGAGGCCCGGTTGGGTTGGTGCAAAATGGCGACATCGTGACGATCGACGCCGACGGCAACTCGATTGACGTCGACGTCTCGGTTGAAAAAATGGCGAAGCGCAAGGCCGCTTGGACCGCTCCGGCGTACAAGGCGACGCGCGGCACGCTCTACAAGTATATCAAGAACGTGAAGAGCGCCTCGGAAGGCTGCGTCACCGACGAGTAG
- a CDS encoding ferredoxin family protein → MTHVVCQPCFGCKYTDCVVVCPVECFYEGDKILYIHPEECIDCEACVPECPVEAIFHEDNVPEEWQGFVELNAEMAPQCESITEKKEPLADN, encoded by the coding sequence ATGACTCACGTAGTTTGCCAACCCTGCTTTGGGTGCAAGTACACCGATTGTGTGGTCGTTTGCCCGGTGGAATGTTTCTATGAGGGAGACAAGATCCTCTACATCCACCCGGAAGAATGCATTGATTGCGAAGCGTGCGTTCCGGAGTGCCCGGTCGAAGCGATCTTCCACGAAGACAACGTGCCGGAAGAATGGCAAGGCTTTGTCGAACTGAACGCCGAGATGGCGCCGCAGTGCGAATCGATCACCGAAAAGAAAGAGCCGCTGG
- a CDS encoding c-type cytochrome, with translation MWIWKSNSAADNETVYVRKEVQLTGPVKQATLYATADNHISATFNGKPVIQHDDWATWGKANVTKLIRDDRALIAAAGKNDSGVAAMLLKLEVEYKDGKKQTFVSDDSWSVSTKSAPGWDRAGFKADWKNAYVLGKLGMQPWGNVNVAAVAAAPGEATPVDNIKTLEGFTVERLYSVPLGQEGSWVSMTADPQGRLICSDQYGGLFRVTPGKDAATTKIEQLDVAIGAAQGLLCAYDALYVSVNGGAAQGSGFYKVTDTNGDDQYDKVELLKKFNGGGEHGPHAIRLGPDGKLYVIAGNHTNIPQGGEVGAPHKNWAEDLLLPRNPDGNGHATGRMAPAGWIARTDRDGKEWELICAGFRNPYDIAFNADGELFTYDADMEWDTGSPWYRPTRVNHAVSAAEYGWRYGTGKWPDYYVDSVGAVVDIGLGSPTGIEMGLGAKFPAKYQNALYINDWTYGVIYAVQMTPQGATYTANFEKFITGRPLPVTDIVVNPKDGALYFTIGGRRTQSGLYRVTYDGPESTAPVATTEGEEGREARALRRELEKLHTTQPDGALGKIWPSLASNDRAIRYAARVALENQDLAAWKDKALAETNANATIQALAALCRTGDKVDQTAVLEKLNTLPYDRMSEEQILDALRVYQLAYIRLGGKQNDAANEAVIAVLDPRFPGDSEKLNRELFNLLVYLEAPGIVEKGMKQLFAGQTQQEQMFYAFVLRNAEKGWTMDQRKAYFSWMNLAQTKYRGGNSFKKFVMQIRDNASEKLAKADLAELKEIMDGGQIEEVANLETTRQFVHNWQVDDLVGMLPQVESGRSFEKGRVAFEAAQCAKCHRFAGQGGGTGPDLTGVGNRFAPLYVLEAMILPSKVVSDQYVNTIFQTDTGDILVGRIISETDDEYQVRSGPFAKELTVLKKDEIDGMKHSPQSEMPSGLLNTLTQEEILDLIAYLRSAGNENDAAFKK, from the coding sequence ATGTGGATCTGGAAATCCAACAGTGCGGCCGACAATGAAACGGTCTATGTCCGCAAAGAGGTCCAACTAACCGGTCCGGTCAAACAGGCGACGTTGTACGCCACCGCCGATAACCACATTAGCGCGACCTTCAACGGCAAGCCGGTCATTCAGCACGATGACTGGGCGACCTGGGGCAAGGCGAACGTCACCAAGCTGATTCGCGACGATCGTGCGTTGATCGCCGCCGCCGGCAAGAACGATTCTGGCGTCGCGGCGATGCTGCTGAAGCTGGAAGTCGAATACAAAGATGGCAAGAAGCAGACCTTCGTCAGCGACGACAGCTGGAGCGTCTCGACCAAATCGGCGCCTGGTTGGGATCGTGCCGGCTTCAAAGCCGATTGGAAAAACGCCTACGTACTTGGCAAGCTCGGCATGCAGCCGTGGGGCAATGTGAACGTGGCCGCCGTCGCCGCCGCTCCCGGAGAAGCGACCCCGGTCGACAACATCAAGACGCTGGAGGGCTTCACCGTCGAACGCCTTTACTCGGTGCCGCTGGGCCAAGAGGGATCGTGGGTCAGCATGACCGCAGACCCGCAAGGTCGCTTGATCTGCTCGGATCAATATGGCGGGCTCTTCCGCGTCACGCCTGGCAAAGACGCCGCCACGACCAAGATTGAACAGCTAGACGTGGCGATCGGCGCCGCTCAAGGCTTGCTATGCGCTTACGACGCGCTCTACGTTTCGGTCAACGGCGGCGCCGCGCAGGGCTCCGGTTTTTACAAGGTGACCGACACCAACGGCGATGATCAGTACGACAAGGTTGAACTGCTGAAGAAGTTCAATGGCGGCGGCGAACATGGTCCGCACGCGATTCGCCTGGGGCCGGATGGCAAGCTCTATGTCATCGCCGGCAACCATACGAACATTCCGCAAGGCGGCGAAGTGGGAGCCCCGCACAAGAACTGGGCCGAAGATCTGCTGCTGCCGCGCAATCCCGACGGCAACGGCCACGCGACCGGCCGCATGGCGCCCGCCGGTTGGATTGCCCGGACTGATAGGGACGGAAAAGAATGGGAGCTGATTTGCGCCGGTTTCCGTAACCCGTACGACATCGCCTTCAACGCCGACGGCGAGTTGTTCACTTACGACGCCGACATGGAGTGGGACACCGGATCGCCCTGGTATCGCCCGACTCGGGTTAATCACGCCGTTTCGGCCGCTGAATATGGATGGCGATATGGTACCGGCAAATGGCCCGATTACTACGTCGACAGCGTCGGAGCGGTCGTCGACATCGGCCTCGGTTCGCCGACCGGTATCGAGATGGGCCTGGGCGCCAAGTTTCCGGCCAAGTACCAAAACGCGCTGTACATCAACGACTGGACCTATGGCGTGATCTACGCGGTGCAGATGACTCCGCAAGGCGCTACCTACACGGCCAACTTCGAGAAGTTCATCACCGGTCGACCGCTGCCGGTCACCGACATCGTCGTCAATCCGAAAGATGGCGCCCTCTACTTCACGATCGGCGGACGTCGTACGCAATCGGGCTTGTACCGTGTGACCTACGACGGTCCGGAATCGACCGCGCCGGTCGCCACGACCGAAGGGGAAGAAGGTCGCGAGGCTCGCGCCTTACGTCGTGAACTGGAAAAGCTCCACACGACCCAACCGGACGGCGCCCTCGGCAAGATCTGGCCGAGCCTGGCCAGCAACGATCGGGCGATTCGCTACGCGGCCCGCGTCGCGCTCGAAAACCAGGACCTCGCCGCTTGGAAGGACAAAGCCCTGGCCGAGACCAACGCCAACGCCACCATCCAGGCCTTGGCCGCCCTGTGCCGCACCGGCGACAAGGTGGATCAAACGGCTGTCTTGGAGAAGTTGAACACGCTGCCGTACGACCGGATGAGTGAAGAGCAGATTCTAGACGCCTTGCGCGTTTACCAGCTCGCTTACATCCGCCTGGGCGGCAAGCAGAATGACGCGGCCAACGAAGCGGTCATCGCGGTCCTTGATCCCCGCTTCCCGGGAGACAGCGAAAAGCTGAACCGCGAGTTGTTCAACTTGCTGGTCTACCTGGAAGCCCCGGGCATCGTTGAGAAGGGGATGAAGCAACTGTTCGCAGGGCAAACCCAGCAAGAGCAGATGTTCTACGCCTTTGTGCTGCGGAATGCCGAGAAGGGTTGGACCATGGATCAGCGGAAGGCTTACTTCAGCTGGATGAACCTAGCCCAGACCAAGTACCGCGGCGGCAATAGCTTCAAGAAGTTCGTGATGCAGATTCGCGATAACGCCTCCGAGAAACTGGCCAAGGCTGACTTGGCCGAACTGAAGGAGATCATGGATGGCGGCCAGATTGAAGAGGTTGCTAATCTCGAAACGACGCGCCAGTTCGTCCACAACTGGCAGGTCGATGATCTTGTCGGCATGTTGCCGCAGGTCGAATCGGGACGCAGCTTCGAGAAAGGCCGCGTCGCCTTTGAAGCCGCCCAGTGCGCCAAGTGCCATCGCTTCGCGGGGCAGGGGGGCGGAACTGGTCCGGACCTGACCGGCGTCGGCAATCGCTTTGCTCCGCTCTATGTGTTGGAGGCGATGATCCTGCCGTCGAAGGTTGTTTCGGATCAATACGTCAACACGATCTTCCAGACCGATACCGGCGACATCCTGGTCGGCCGGATCATCAGCGAAACCGACGACGAGTACCAGGTCCGTAGCGGCCCGTTCGCCAAAGAGCTGACCGTGCTGAAGAAAGACGAAATCGACGGCATGAAGCACTCGCCGCAATCGGAAATGCCCAGCGGCTTGCTCAACACGCTGACCCAGGAAGAGATCCTCGACCTGATCGCCTACCTCCGCAGCGCTGGCAACGAAAACGACGCCGCCTTTAAAAAGTAA
- a CDS encoding RNA polymerase sigma factor produces the protein MALTETDRNLLDSCLTGEPCAWEALVDRFVGLVVHVVDHTARSKGVEITPEDREDLAADVFARLVRKDFRILRDFRRKCSLATYLTVIARRITIRQLHRRIRERSLHFALNGEPKSPVTWTVEQRIEDRDQIEAWLGSLSGLEAEVVRRFHLDGLSYEEISRQLGIPVNSIGPTLSRARLKIRRSNSADSVFK, from the coding sequence GTGGCCCTAACCGAAACGGATCGCAATCTGCTCGACAGCTGTCTGACCGGGGAGCCGTGCGCTTGGGAAGCGCTGGTTGACCGGTTTGTGGGGCTGGTTGTGCATGTCGTCGACCACACCGCTCGAAGCAAGGGGGTCGAGATCACGCCCGAGGATCGTGAGGATCTGGCGGCCGACGTTTTCGCCCGGCTGGTACGCAAAGATTTTCGAATCTTGCGAGATTTTCGCCGAAAATGTTCGCTGGCGACTTACCTGACGGTGATCGCGCGGCGGATCACGATTCGCCAATTGCATCGCCGCATCCGCGAACGTTCGCTCCACTTCGCTCTTAATGGCGAGCCAAAATCGCCGGTCACGTGGACCGTCGAGCAGCGGATCGAAGACCGCGATCAGATCGAAGCCTGGCTCGGCAGCCTTTCCGGTCTGGAGGCCGAAGTGGTTCGCCGTTTCCATCTCGACGGGCTCTCGTACGAAGAGATCAGCCGGCAGTTGGGGATTCCGGTCAATTCGATCGGTCCGACCCTCTCACGGGCCCGGCTCAAAATTCGCCGCAGCAACTCGGCTGACTCTGTTTTCAAGTAG
- a CDS encoding LysR family transcriptional regulator — translation MNLHHLAIFHAIAETGSVSLGAEQLLISQPAASKQLKEFEAALGEQLFDRTGKGLRLTTVGKLLSEYARKIFTLEAEAEQAVAQLREVSRGELFVGASTTIAGYLLPQVLARFHQQHPQIRVHVSVGNTAFVHQQVLDYRVDLGLTEGFVEEAGLTSTSFAEDELVVVAAASHPLVKKRKVKATDLSGQSFVLRESGSGTRAVQEQAISLCGVEVKELMTLSSTEAIKHVVAAGVGLAIVSRLSVEAELTSGELKAIRLADLKIPRPLHLVQAQDRFAGPAARAFNDVLRDQ, via the coding sequence ATGAATTTGCACCACTTGGCGATCTTTCACGCCATCGCCGAAACCGGCAGCGTCAGCCTGGGCGCCGAGCAATTACTGATCAGTCAGCCTGCGGCGTCGAAACAGCTGAAAGAGTTTGAAGCAGCGTTGGGCGAGCAATTGTTCGACCGCACCGGCAAGGGACTGCGACTGACGACGGTCGGCAAACTGCTGAGCGAATATGCCCGAAAAATCTTCACGCTCGAAGCGGAAGCGGAACAGGCGGTCGCCCAATTGCGAGAAGTGAGCCGCGGCGAGCTGTTCGTCGGCGCCAGCACCACAATCGCCGGGTATCTATTGCCGCAGGTTTTGGCCCGCTTCCATCAGCAGCATCCTCAGATTCGCGTCCATGTCTCGGTCGGCAACACCGCCTTCGTCCATCAGCAGGTGCTCGACTATCGCGTTGACCTGGGCCTGACCGAAGGGTTTGTGGAAGAAGCGGGCCTTACTTCGACAAGCTTCGCCGAAGATGAGTTGGTGGTCGTCGCTGCGGCCTCGCATCCGCTGGTGAAGAAGCGGAAAGTGAAAGCGACCGACCTAAGCGGGCAGAGCTTTGTACTGCGAGAATCAGGATCCGGCACCCGGGCCGTCCAAGAGCAGGCGATCTCGCTGTGCGGCGTCGAAGTGAAAGAGCTAATGACCCTTAGCAGCACCGAAGCGATCAAGCATGTGGTCGCCGCTGGCGTCGGACTGGCGATCGTGTCGCGGTTGTCGGTCGAAGCGGAGTTGACCTCCGGCGAGCTGAAGGCGATTCGCCTGGCGGACCTGAAAATTCCGCGGCCGTTGCACTTGGTGCAGGCGCAGGATCGATTTGCCGGTCCTGCAGCCAGGGCGTTCAATGACGTTTTGCGCGATCAGTAA
- a CDS encoding NADPH-dependent assimilatory sulfite reductase hemoprotein subunit has protein sequence MSQTTLSKIELLKQGSRQLRGTLAEELQNERPDFSGDAIQMLKYHGSYQQDDRDVRKQKNADGTKKQKAYSCLIRTVVPGGKVTAEQFLAELDLCDRLGNGTLRITTRQGFQLHGVLKSDLKETIRTINQIKLSTYAACGDVSRNVMCCPVPYKNNPVREQMQGVARQISVHFRPQSSSYYELWLTDEEGNKENHAEFQPVAEPIYGERYLPRKFKFGVAEPTDNCIDVYTQDVGLLAIIEADQVVGYNVIVGGGMGNTPSADKTFPRLGDELTFATPENVIAVCEAIVKVQRDFGNRDDRKRARLKYVLHDWGVAKFKAKVEEYYGEPLPEPRHAPVTGIDDHLGWHVQGDGKLFYGINIENGRVADVDQVRIKSGLRAILQRYGMETRLTPLQSVILCDVDPKDRRDIETLLQEYGMKSVDELSLARRFAVACPALPTCGLAITESERVMPQLIDQLEPVLAEHGLAESQISIRMTGCPNGCARPYMADIGLVGKSVGKYTIYLGGNPQGTRIGFVYQEATPLAEIPAQLSPLLARYTAEKEGEEGFGDYCARIGRDALLAKVGQSEAVTLQN, from the coding sequence ATGAGCCAGACGACTCTCAGCAAAATCGAACTTCTCAAGCAAGGCAGCCGCCAGCTGCGGGGGACGCTAGCGGAGGAATTGCAGAACGAGCGTCCCGACTTTTCGGGCGACGCGATTCAGATGCTCAAGTACCACGGCAGCTATCAGCAGGACGACCGCGACGTCCGCAAGCAGAAGAACGCCGATGGTACGAAAAAGCAGAAAGCTTACTCGTGCCTGATCCGGACCGTAGTTCCCGGCGGAAAGGTGACGGCCGAGCAGTTTCTGGCCGAGCTCGATTTGTGCGATCGCCTGGGGAACGGCACGTTGCGGATTACCACCCGGCAAGGCTTTCAGCTGCACGGCGTGCTCAAGAGCGACCTGAAGGAGACGATCCGCACGATCAACCAGATCAAACTTTCGACCTACGCCGCTTGCGGCGACGTCAGCCGCAATGTGATGTGCTGCCCGGTGCCGTACAAAAACAACCCGGTTCGTGAGCAGATGCAAGGGGTCGCGCGGCAGATCTCCGTCCACTTCCGGCCGCAGTCCTCCTCTTACTACGAACTCTGGCTGACCGACGAAGAAGGAAACAAGGAAAATCACGCCGAGTTCCAACCGGTCGCCGAGCCTATCTATGGAGAGCGGTATTTGCCGCGGAAGTTCAAGTTTGGCGTCGCCGAGCCGACCGACAACTGCATCGACGTCTACACGCAGGACGTCGGTCTGCTGGCGATTATCGAAGCGGACCAGGTGGTCGGCTACAACGTGATCGTCGGCGGCGGGATGGGCAATACCCCCTCGGCCGACAAGACCTTTCCGCGCCTTGGCGACGAGCTGACGTTCGCCACTCCCGAAAACGTGATCGCCGTTTGCGAAGCGATCGTCAAAGTGCAACGCGACTTTGGCAATCGCGACGATCGCAAGCGAGCCCGGCTGAAGTACGTGCTGCATGATTGGGGCGTCGCCAAGTTCAAAGCGAAGGTCGAAGAGTACTACGGCGAACCGCTACCGGAACCGCGACACGCGCCCGTGACTGGCATCGACGATCATCTCGGCTGGCATGTCCAGGGAGACGGTAAGCTGTTCTACGGAATCAACATCGAGAACGGCCGCGTCGCCGATGTCGACCAAGTGCGAATCAAAAGCGGTCTGCGAGCGATCCTCCAGCGGTACGGAATGGAGACTCGCCTGACGCCGCTGCAGTCGGTGATCTTGTGCGACGTCGATCCGAAAGACCGCCGCGACATCGAAACGCTGCTGCAGGAGTACGGGATGAAATCGGTCGACGAGCTGTCGCTCGCCCGGCGGTTTGCCGTCGCTTGCCCCGCGCTGCCGACCTGTGGTCTGGCGATTACCGAGTCAGAGCGGGTCATGCCGCAGCTGATTGATCAGCTTGAGCCGGTGCTGGCCGAGCATGGACTCGCCGAGTCGCAGATTTCGATTCGGATGACCGGGTGCCCCAATGGGTGTGCCCGGCCGTATATGGCGGACATCGGCCTGGTCGGCAAGTCGGTCGGCAAATACACAATCTACCTGGGGGGGAATCCGCAAGGAACGCGAATCGGCTTCGTCTATCAAGAGGCGACGCCACTGGCAGAGATTCCGGCCCAGCTGTCGCCGCTGTTGGCTCGTTACACGGCGGAAAAAGAGGGCGAAGAGGGATTCGGCGACTACTGCGCCCGCATTGGACGCGATGCATTGTTGGCCAAGGTTGGCCAGTCGGAAGCGGTCACACTTCAAAACTAA